A genomic window from Leptospira bandrabouensis includes:
- the rpsM gene encoding 30S ribosomal protein S13 — MARIAGVDLPSNKRIVIGLTYVFGIGKTSSQNILKKAGIDESIRVKDLSDEQEAAIRRVIEESYQVEGDLRSEVNLNIKRLMDVGCYRGFRHRRGLPVNGQRTRTNARTRKGVKKTVANKKKATK; from the coding sequence ATGGCACGTATCGCGGGTGTTGATTTACCATCAAACAAAAGAATAGTGATCGGTCTTACATACGTATTTGGTATTGGCAAGACTTCCTCTCAAAACATCCTGAAAAAAGCAGGAATTGACGAATCTATCCGGGTGAAGGACCTTTCGGACGAACAAGAAGCCGCGATCCGAAGAGTTATCGAAGAATCATACCAGGTAGAAGGGGATCTTCGTTCTGAAGTCAACCTAAACATCAAACGATTGATGGACGTAGGTTGCTACAGAGGTTTCCGTCATAGACGTGGACTTCCGGTCAACGGACAAAGAACAAGAACCAACGCAAGAACCCGTAAGGGAGTCAAGAAAACTGTAGCCAATAAGAAAAAGGCTACTAAGTAG
- the rpmJ gene encoding 50S ribosomal protein L36, giving the protein MKVRASVKKICPECKVIRRKGVIRVICTNPKHKQRQR; this is encoded by the coding sequence ATGAAAGTTAGAGCATCAGTAAAAAAAATCTGTCCAGAATGCAAAGTCATTCGCAGAAAAGGTGTAATCCGAGTGATTTGCACGAACCCAAAACACAAACAAAGGCAAAGATAG
- the infA gene encoding translation initiation factor IF-1, whose amino-acid sequence MAKEEAITIDGTVLEPLPNAMFRVELENGHKVLAHISGKMRMHYIRILPGDKVTVELSPYDLTKGRITYRKK is encoded by the coding sequence CTGGCTAAGGAAGAAGCAATCACGATTGACGGAACCGTTCTTGAACCGTTGCCGAACGCTATGTTCCGTGTGGAACTAGAAAATGGACATAAGGTTTTAGCACATATTTCAGGAAAGATGCGTATGCATTACATTCGTATTTTACCTGGAGATAAAGTCACAGTGGAACTTTCTCCTTATGACTTAACCAAGGGCCGTATTACCTACAGAAAGAAATAG
- a CDS encoding adenylate kinase: MKRLIFMGPPGAGKGTQADIIKEKYKIPQISTGDILRAAVKNGTPMGVEAKKYMDAGDLVPDAVVIGIIRDRLVESDCANGFILDGFPRTVEQAKALSEILKELRMELDSVVNLDVPDEELVKRLLGRAIKEGRSDDNEETIKNRLHTYNTKTLPLIDFYKGSGILRQINGLGSMEEITNTILKSI, translated from the coding sequence ATGAAGAGACTCATTTTTATGGGGCCCCCAGGTGCTGGAAAAGGGACCCAAGCTGACATCATCAAAGAGAAATACAAAATTCCTCAGATCTCAACTGGAGATATTCTCCGTGCTGCCGTAAAAAACGGTACCCCTATGGGTGTAGAAGCAAAAAAATATATGGACGCTGGAGACCTTGTTCCAGATGCTGTCGTTATAGGCATAATTCGCGACCGATTGGTCGAATCTGATTGTGCGAATGGATTCATTCTGGATGGATTTCCTAGGACGGTGGAGCAAGCAAAGGCTCTGTCGGAAATCCTCAAAGAGCTTCGTATGGAGCTCGACTCCGTTGTCAACCTAGACGTTCCTGACGAAGAACTCGTCAAACGGTTGCTAGGTAGAGCGATCAAAGAAGGACGCTCGGATGACAACGAAGAGACCATCAAAAACCGTCTGCATACTTACAACACCAAGACGTTGCCCCTGATAGACTTTTATAAAGGCTCTGGGATCCTTCGGCAAATTAATGGTTTGGGAAGTATGGAAGAAATCACTAACACTATTTTAAAATCGATCTAG
- the secY gene encoding preprotein translocase subunit SecY has product MFQTIANIFRIPELRSKILFTIGMLLLFRMGTHVTIPGINSLIVTGITADPSEGFLGMVDLFAGGALLKFSIFALGIMPYISSSIIMQLVMVLIPSLQKMQKEGEEGRKKIQQYTKYGTLILCAIQSLAVIQLANSWSTGSGTAQAKYPGLINPSVEGYFLPIAMLSITTGTVLLIWLGEQITERGIGNGISLIIFAGIIGRMPEALIAMFTSDTSDALSILILIIIFIVLIALTVILTQGVRRVPLNYGKQMVGRKMVQARSQSIPFKVNSANVMPIIFASSLILFPQTIVQWLSSKGGQWAGWAVIMDYFNPFSQIWYHALFYYVIYTSLIIFFAYFYTAIQFNPQELADNLKKYGGFIPGVRPGSQTKEMIEKILNRITLPGALFLAGLALAPYLIIKFLNLGSNTGGGTLVYTFGGTSLLIMVGVALETLKQIEAQLLMRNYEGFMKKTKIKGRV; this is encoded by the coding sequence ATGTTTCAAACCATCGCTAACATCTTTCGAATCCCGGAATTAAGATCTAAAATCCTATTTACGATCGGTATGTTGTTACTTTTTAGAATGGGAACGCATGTGACCATTCCTGGTATCAATAGTTTGATTGTGACGGGCATTACTGCCGATCCGAGTGAAGGTTTCCTCGGAATGGTGGATTTGTTTGCAGGTGGTGCTCTTTTAAAATTTTCTATTTTTGCACTAGGGATCATGCCTTATATCTCTTCTTCGATCATTATGCAACTTGTAATGGTTCTCATTCCTAGTTTGCAAAAGATGCAAAAAGAAGGGGAAGAAGGTAGAAAAAAGATCCAACAGTACACTAAGTACGGAACTCTCATCCTTTGTGCGATCCAGTCTCTTGCAGTGATCCAACTGGCTAATTCTTGGTCTACTGGATCGGGTACTGCGCAGGCGAAATACCCAGGACTGATCAATCCTTCAGTCGAAGGGTACTTTTTACCGATTGCGATGCTCTCCATCACTACGGGAACAGTTCTTCTTATTTGGCTCGGAGAACAGATCACAGAACGTGGTATTGGTAACGGAATCTCCCTTATCATCTTTGCAGGTATTATTGGTCGTATGCCAGAAGCACTCATTGCTATGTTTACCTCCGATACATCGGATGCTCTCAGTATCCTGATTCTTATTATTATTTTTATAGTGCTGATTGCCTTAACGGTGATTTTGACCCAAGGGGTTCGCCGGGTTCCGTTAAATTACGGAAAACAAATGGTGGGAAGAAAGATGGTTCAGGCTCGTAGCCAATCCATTCCTTTCAAAGTGAACAGTGCCAACGTAATGCCAATTATTTTTGCATCCTCGCTCATCCTTTTCCCACAAACAATTGTTCAGTGGTTGTCCTCTAAGGGTGGTCAGTGGGCAGGTTGGGCAGTGATTATGGACTATTTTAATCCATTTTCACAAATTTGGTACCATGCCCTTTTTTATTATGTGATTTATACATCTCTCATCATTTTCTTTGCCTATTTTTATACGGCCATTCAGTTCAACCCACAGGAACTTGCTGATAACCTAAAAAAATACGGTGGGTTTATTCCAGGGGTTCGTCCTGGTAGCCAAACCAAAGAAATGATTGAAAAAATTTTGAATCGAATCACCTTACCAGGTGCTCTTTTCCTTGCTGGTCTTGCTCTGGCTCCGTATCTTATCATCAAGTTTTTAAACCTCGGTTCTAACACCGGTGGGGGAACTTTGGTGTATACTTTTGGCGGAACTTCGTTACTCATCATGGTGGGTGTGGCACTCGAAACCTTAAAACAAATCGAAGCCCAACTTCTTATGAGAAATTACGAAGGGTTCATGAAAAAGACGAAAATCAAGGGAAGAGTGTAA
- the rplO gene encoding 50S ribosomal protein L15: protein MAQDRIEQGRGFGAKRPKKSTSLGNKNLVPVPEGAKTSPKRVGQGPGSGMGKTSTRGSKGQRARAASMRRGFEGGQLPLHRRLPKRGFTNIFSVEFQPVNLISLSKAGLFGEVTPAILKAKSLIKSEVGPIKLLGTGEVTAAITITVDAFSASAKEKIEKAGGKVIIREKKKEEKKN, encoded by the coding sequence ATGGCACAAGATAGAATCGAACAAGGTCGTGGATTCGGGGCAAAACGTCCTAAAAAATCTACATCCCTCGGCAACAAAAACTTGGTTCCCGTTCCAGAAGGTGCAAAAACCTCGCCGAAACGAGTGGGTCAAGGTCCAGGATCCGGAATGGGAAAAACTTCCACTCGGGGTTCCAAAGGACAAAGAGCTCGTGCAGCTTCGATGAGACGTGGATTCGAAGGGGGACAGCTCCCACTTCACAGACGTTTGCCAAAACGTGGTTTTACCAATATTTTCTCTGTGGAATTCCAACCAGTGAATTTGATTTCTCTTTCGAAAGCTGGTCTTTTTGGGGAAGTAACTCCTGCCATTCTCAAAGCAAAATCTTTGATTAAGTCAGAAGTAGGACCAATCAAACTCCTCGGAACTGGAGAAGTGACTGCTGCCATCACCATTACGGTAGATGCTTTTTCTGCCTCTGCAAAAGAGAAAATTGAAAAAGCGGGTGGAAAAGTCATCATTAGAGAAAAGAAAAAAGAAGAGAAAAAAAACTAG
- the rpmD gene encoding 50S ribosomal protein L30, whose product MEEVIVTQERSSIGIIPVHKKTLIALGLKKKGQSKKHKMTPQLKGMLRQVGYLLKVEKV is encoded by the coding sequence ATGGAAGAAGTGATCGTAACGCAAGAAAGAAGTTCTATTGGTATCATACCGGTACATAAAAAAACTCTGATTGCTCTCGGCCTTAAAAAGAAAGGTCAATCCAAGAAACACAAAATGACTCCCCAACTAAAAGGGATGTTACGACAAGTTGGTTACTTGTTGAAAGTGGAAAAGGTATAA
- the rpsE gene encoding 30S ribosomal protein S5 — MLEEETKEFTEKVVKIDRVAKVVKGGRRFSFNALSVVGDSKGKVGIGFGKANEVPDAIRKSIESAKKNLKSIHYIGHTVPHDVVGQFKSARVILKPASPGTGIIAGASVRSVLERAGIQDVLTKSWGSSNPMNIVKATMDALQQLETPSMAVKRRGVSLKHLFGQDL; from the coding sequence ATGTTAGAAGAAGAAACAAAAGAATTTACTGAGAAGGTCGTTAAAATCGACCGAGTTGCCAAAGTAGTGAAGGGGGGACGTCGTTTCTCCTTCAACGCTCTTTCTGTAGTCGGTGACTCTAAAGGAAAAGTAGGAATTGGTTTTGGAAAAGCAAATGAAGTTCCAGATGCCATCCGAAAGTCCATTGAATCGGCAAAAAAGAATTTAAAATCCATTCACTATATCGGTCATACCGTTCCTCACGATGTTGTGGGACAGTTCAAATCCGCTCGAGTGATTTTGAAGCCGGCTTCTCCGGGAACGGGGATCATCGCTGGAGCTTCTGTTCGTTCCGTTTTGGAAAGAGCAGGAATTCAAGATGTTCTTACAAAGTCCTGGGGTTCTTCAAACCCGATGAACATTGTAAAGGCGACTATGGATGCATTACAACAGTTGGAAACTCCGTCAATGGCGGTAAAACGACGTGGTGTTAGCCTCAAACATTTGTTTGGGCAAGATCTATAA